A genome region from Tolypothrix sp. PCC 7712 includes the following:
- the panB gene encoding 3-methyl-2-oxobutanoate hydroxymethyltransferase, translated as MVVTTQKLIQWKQQGRSIVALTAWDYAIAQLLDAAGVDLILVGDSMSVILGYETTLPITLDEMLYHAKAVRRGVKRALIVVDLPFLTYQESIQQAMHSAGSVLKETGAQAVKLEGGYPAMVETIARLVQAGIPVMGHVGLTPQSVHQLGLRQQGKTQESAERILNEAIALEQAGVFAIVLEHIPADLALQITQKLSIPTIGIGAGIHCDGQVLVTSDILGLAEKNPPFAKVYTNLRNTITQAVQDYALEVRERKFPS; from the coding sequence ATGGTAGTTACCACCCAAAAATTAATTCAATGGAAACAACAAGGACGCTCAATTGTAGCGTTGACAGCTTGGGATTATGCGATCGCACAACTGCTTGATGCAGCTGGGGTAGACTTAATCCTGGTTGGGGATTCTATGTCTGTAATTCTTGGGTATGAAACAACACTGCCAATTACTCTAGACGAAATGCTATACCACGCTAAAGCAGTGCGCCGTGGTGTAAAGCGGGCTTTGATAGTGGTAGATTTACCATTTTTGACTTATCAAGAAAGCATCCAACAAGCTATGCATTCGGCTGGGTCGGTACTGAAGGAAACGGGCGCACAAGCTGTCAAGTTGGAAGGTGGCTACCCGGCAATGGTAGAAACGATCGCACGTTTGGTACAAGCTGGTATCCCAGTTATGGGTCATGTGGGTTTGACACCGCAATCAGTCCATCAACTTGGGTTGCGACAACAGGGTAAAACCCAAGAAAGCGCAGAGAGAATTTTAAATGAAGCGATCGCTCTCGAACAAGCAGGTGTTTTTGCGATCGTGTTAGAGCATATCCCCGCCGATTTAGCATTGCAGATTACGCAAAAGCTCAGTATTCCCACGATTGGTATTGGTGCAGGGATTCACTGTGATGGTCAAGTATTAGTTACTTCTGACATTCTGGGGCTTGCAGAAAAAAATCCCCCATTTGCTAAAGTTTATACTAATTTGCGAAATACCATCACTCAAGCCGTACAAGACTATGCGCTAGAAGTGCGAGAGCGCAAATTCCCTTCTTAA
- the clpB gene encoding ATP-dependent chaperone ClpB — translation MQPTNPNQFTEKAWEAIAHTPDIAKQYQQQQIESEHLMKALLEQEGLASGIFTKAGVNLQKVRESLPERLRQRAEQFIQRQPKVSGSSTSVYLGRSLDTLLDRADGYRKEFKDDFISIEHLLLAYAKDDRFGKGLFQEFGLDEGKLKNIIKQIRGSQTVTDQNPEGKYQSLEKYGRDLTEAARKGQLDPVIGRDDEIRRTIQILSRRTKNNPVLIGEPGVGKTAIAEGLAQRIVAGDVPQSLKDRKLIALDMGALIAGAKFRGEFEERLKAVLKEVTESGGNIVLFIDEIHTVVGAGATQGAMDAGNLLKPMLARGELRCIGATTLDEYRKYIEKDAALERRFQQVYVDQPSVEDTISILRGLKERYEVHHGVRISDSSLVAAATLSSRYISDRFLPDKAIDLVDEAAARLKMEITSKPEELDEIDRKILQLEMEKLSLQKESDAASRERLERLDKELADFKEEQRTLNAQWQSEKDIINKIQAVKEEIDRVNLEIQQSERDYDLNRAAELKYGKLTDLHRRLEATESELAQAQGTGKSLLREEVTEADIAEVISKWTGIPISKLVESEKEKLLHLEDELHNRVIGQEEAVTAVADAIQRSRAGLADPNRPIASFIFLGPTGVGKTELAKALAAYMFDTEEALVRIDMSEYMEKHAVSRLIGAPPGYVGYEEGGQLTEAIRRRPYAVILFDEIEKAHPDVFNIFLQILDDGRVTDAQGHTVDFKNAIIIMTSNIGSQYILDVAGDDARYDEMRHRVMEAMRNSFRPEFLNRIDELIIFHSLQKRELRQIVLLQADRLRQRLSDRKMSLRLSDAALDFLAEVGYDPVFGARPLKRAIQRELETQIAKSILRGEFNDGDSIFVDVQNERLSFSRLPVEVFSS, via the coding sequence ATGCAACCTACTAATCCCAACCAATTTACAGAAAAAGCCTGGGAAGCGATCGCCCACACCCCAGATATCGCTAAACAATATCAGCAACAACAGATAGAAAGCGAACACCTAATGAAAGCGCTGCTAGAACAAGAAGGGCTAGCTAGCGGTATATTTACCAAAGCAGGTGTGAATCTGCAAAAAGTCCGCGAGTCTCTTCCAGAGAGGCTTCGCCAACGCGCCGAACAATTTATTCAACGTCAGCCCAAGGTATCCGGTAGCAGTACTTCTGTTTACTTAGGACGTAGTTTGGATACACTTTTAGACCGGGCGGATGGTTATCGTAAAGAATTTAAGGACGATTTTATTTCTATTGAGCATCTGTTGCTCGCTTATGCCAAAGATGACCGCTTTGGTAAAGGTTTATTCCAAGAATTTGGTTTAGACGAAGGCAAACTAAAAAATATTATTAAACAAATTCGGGGGAGCCAAACAGTGACCGACCAAAATCCAGAAGGTAAATACCAATCACTGGAAAAATACGGACGTGATCTTACAGAAGCGGCTCGTAAAGGTCAACTTGATCCGGTGATTGGGCGCGATGATGAAATTCGCCGCACCATCCAAATTCTCTCTCGCCGGACTAAGAATAACCCCGTATTGATTGGTGAACCTGGTGTAGGTAAAACTGCGATCGCGGAAGGATTAGCACAGCGAATTGTCGCCGGTGATGTCCCCCAGTCTCTCAAAGACCGGAAGCTGATTGCTTTAGATATGGGTGCTTTGATTGCAGGGGCGAAATTCCGGGGTGAATTTGAGGAACGTTTAAAAGCGGTATTAAAAGAAGTTACCGAATCTGGCGGCAATATAGTTTTATTTATTGATGAAATTCATACTGTCGTTGGTGCTGGTGCAACCCAAGGCGCAATGGATGCGGGTAACTTACTCAAACCGATGCTGGCTAGGGGTGAATTGCGCTGTATCGGGGCGACAACTTTAGACGAATACCGCAAGTACATCGAAAAAGATGCAGCTTTAGAAAGACGCTTCCAGCAAGTTTATGTTGATCAACCCAGCGTGGAAGATACCATCTCTATCTTACGGGGGTTGAAAGAACGCTATGAAGTTCACCACGGGGTAAGAATTTCCGATAGTTCTTTAGTGGCTGCGGCGACTTTATCTAGTCGCTATATTAGCGATCGCTTCTTACCAGATAAAGCTATCGACCTAGTAGACGAAGCCGCCGCCAGATTAAAAATGGAGATTACCTCCAAACCAGAAGAACTTGACGAAATTGATCGCAAGATTCTGCAACTGGAAATGGAAAAGCTATCTTTGCAAAAAGAAAGCGATGCAGCTTCTCGTGAACGTTTGGAAAGGCTAGACAAAGAACTGGCAGATTTCAAAGAAGAACAAAGAACCCTGAATGCTCAATGGCAATCTGAAAAAGATATTATCAATAAGATTCAGGCTGTCAAAGAAGAAATTGACCGCGTTAATTTAGAAATTCAGCAATCAGAAAGGGATTATGACCTCAATCGAGCTGCGGAATTAAAGTATGGTAAGTTAACCGACTTACATCGCCGACTAGAAGCCACTGAAAGCGAACTCGCACAAGCCCAAGGAACTGGTAAATCCCTCCTACGTGAGGAAGTTACGGAAGCGGATATTGCGGAAGTGATTTCTAAGTGGACAGGAATTCCCATTAGTAAGTTGGTGGAATCCGAAAAAGAAAAACTACTGCACTTAGAAGATGAACTCCACAACCGAGTCATTGGCCAAGAAGAAGCAGTCACAGCCGTAGCCGATGCAATTCAGCGATCGCGTGCTGGTTTAGCAGATCCTAACCGTCCCATTGCTAGCTTTATTTTCCTAGGGCCCACAGGTGTAGGTAAAACCGAGTTAGCCAAAGCCTTAGCAGCATATATGTTCGACACCGAAGAAGCTTTGGTGCGGATAGATATGTCAGAGTACATGGAGAAGCACGCAGTCTCGCGCTTAATTGGTGCGCCTCCGGGATACGTTGGTTATGAAGAAGGCGGACAACTGACAGAAGCAATTCGCCGTCGTCCTTATGCAGTAATTCTCTTCGATGAAATCGAGAAAGCCCACCCCGATGTATTTAACATCTTCCTGCAAATTCTGGATGATGGTCGAGTCACCGATGCCCAAGGTCATACGGTAGACTTCAAAAATGCGATCATTATTATGACTAGCAACATCGGTTCCCAGTACATTCTTGATGTCGCTGGCGATGATGCGCGTTACGACGAAATGCGTCATCGGGTAATGGAAGCCATGCGTAATAGTTTCCGTCCCGAGTTCCTTAACCGTATTGACGAATTAATTATCTTCCACAGCTTGCAGAAGCGGGAATTACGCCAAATCGTCTTGCTACAAGCTGATAGGTTGCGCCAAAGACTTAGCGATCGCAAGATGTCCTTGAGGCTCTCTGATGCTGCTCTTGACTTTTTAGCAGAAGTAGGGTATGACCCTGTATTTGGAGCACGTCCACTGAAGCGAGCGATTCAGCGCGAGTTAGAAACACAAATTGCCAAATCTATCTTGCGCGGCGAATTTAACGATGGCGACTCTATCTTTGTCGATGTCCAAAATGAACGCCTTTCCTTCAGCCGCTTACCTGTGGAAGTGTTTAGTAGTTAG